The genomic DNA GGGTACCTGGTAGCTCCGTAGTGGGTCCGTCGACCAGCGCCTTCTCTTCCTGATTCAGCGGCTCTCCATCGAGCTCCGAAACCAGCTCATTGTCTCCGCCTGATGGAGCCGTGGCCtgccccaccaccaccgccaccgcctCAACCTTCCTCTCCCCTTCCGCCCGCTCAGCTACCTCCGCCGCCCGAGCCTCTCCCGTTCCCTGCTCTGTCCGACAGGTTTTTACCCCACATCCCATCGTCACGCCTAACTTGGGCTTTTTGGACAGGGGCTCTCCCGTATCAGAGACCCTGGCGCTGGGATCCAGGAGCGCATTCTCTCCGTCCGCCATCTTTAGCTCAGACGCAAGTTAGATCTTATCGAGCCTCAACCATAGAATTCTCTACGTGCGAGACAGCTGGGAGATTTAAACGGACCACGTGACTCTGTCTGCGCCAGTGTCGGTGGCCCACACGACACTTCGGTCGGTCACTGACGTCAACCACAACAAAGTGTGTCATGCGGTCGGTCGGCTGGCTACGGTTCTCCGCAGTTGTGCGTCTTTTTTCACTCATATAATGGGCCGCGGAAGCACGACCAGGAAGACGGCTACTGAACTCTACCTGTGGCGCACAGGTTGTGGAGTTTCCAACATTGCATAATACCATGAGAGCTTGGCAGCGAAAAAACGTGTTATTAACGAGCTTCAATTCTCTGCGCACACTTTGGAAATACACTTACTGTGATAAAGTCTGGATGGGCTAGTAGCTATGTCGACTAATTGCGAGATAATGTTGCATTGTCTGACAAATAACTAATGCCATGAGATATACTGCATGTTTGTTCATGGTACCATTTTAGAGTATGTCCCCACTGATCTGTATAGCATGTTGAAATTTAACTATTTTGCCCACCAGCAGCCTATCCTGTTTTTACAAAGACCCGAATTGCTCTGCAGTGCTGACCGTAAATTAACAAGCTGTGCGTTCCGTTTGAATCAGACTTGTTTGTCAATAATGCAGCACAGATATTGTATATGACTGTCCATTCTTTCATgactaaaatgtgtttatagtACAGAACTGTTTAtaagaaatgcaaatgtaaaataagaaatGCAGCAAATACTgtgagaaaatgttaaattagttTGGACTTGTGTTTTACCATGCTTTCACTATTAAGTATTCAATTGGTTGATCAGCATGAAAAGTCTATTTGAAACAGTGATGGAAAGAACAACAGAGAAGGggaaacatcaacaaaaaataaattaaatgttctgCCATATTGCACTGCATGCTGAtgaaacaataagaaaaaaggCTGTCTCTTTGGTGGCTTGTCCACCTCTGGCACACGTTCTGTAGTGGCCATACAGGGCTACCCTCTGGAAGTTACACTCTATTAATCCTAAATCAAAATCTGAATGATTTAAATTCATTAACTGCTGAAACGCATTGAAACTAAGCATATACTGCGCAGGCTTCTAGAATTCAAATCTGAGATCCCAAAGCAAATATCTCAATCCGACATATAGAGgtccacagtgtctgctggtttttcaacatttaaattAGTATTATAAATCACTGTTTGACGAGATATTCCAAACACTTTGTTTCCAAGACCTAAATCGGCCACTGATTAAAAGGAAATCAGAAACGCATTGCAATATTTCAAAAACGTGCCATTTTCAATCTTTTAATGTTTAAACTCACTGTTGTGGAAGACCAACTGTACAAGGACTAAGTTTGTCAACTCCTGCCTTAAGGTCAATGGGAAATGTAATTGAAGTTCTGCAATGAAGGCATATCTTTAAGCACCAGAATACGTTGTTGCATGGCAGTCTGGTACGTCAAATGCAACTTGATTAAATCGACGGGTATAGTCTACGGTGGGCAACCGTAAAATCAATGAGATGAGCACATGGATTATCTGCATGAATTAAGTAACATTCAATGAATCTGCACAGCGTTACTCCCGCAACACGACTGGCGCTATGGCTTGTGCTCGTTAAATACGGTTCCACCCACAGCCAGCCAGGAGAGGACTGAGTCAGTCAGTCCGGAGCCAGCTGGTAGTAGATAGCTAACGGTGTCTGAGTCATCTGTCTTTAATTGAAGACTAGAAGACTACCCTGATCTCTGTGTGCAGATGGACGCGATTTTAAATTGCAAAGCAGAGGATTTGGAGGACTATTACGGTTTGCTGGGGTGTGATGAGTTGTCTTCGGTAAGATTCACTGAAAGTATTGTGCGATCAACCGTTTTAGGCTGCGTATTTGCCAGTCTGGTGGTTTATCAGTATCTCTGGAGTGGATCAAAGTTTGGAGCCAAAGACGGAACGCTCTGAACAAATCTTTTTCTGCTTCGCTGCACTGTCAGACTACACTAGTTCACTAAAAGTAGCAATGggtaatataaatattaagtGACGGCATCATTGAAGAAAATGAAGCGCAACATGTGTCAAGCATCAGCTTTAGCCAGAGCTTACTGTGGAGTTACACAGCCTAGAAATTCAGTCCGTATAGACTATAGTCAAACAGTATAACTAAGTAGCTTAATAGCGCATGCATACATAAGAAATTCAGACATTTGTCCTGTAACTAACGATTAGCGTTCCATCGATATCTTGCGTATAATGTGATATGTCTGTCTTCAATGGGGTAGTTTGCCCGTTGACTAGGTTCTGGTATAGGCTATTGGGCAATATTTGTGTAAACACTGGTTGGTTTAGAGGCTGCGCTTGCTTTTTTTCCAGCCCACCAACTAGCATTGTATTGACATGACTATTAGAAGCGAGAGTGAGCATTGGTTATGCTGTAGGCAGTCAATCCTCCATTGAATTAACCCTGAATTTACAGGAAAATAGTCTAAAGAGTAAGGGCCTGAAACCAGCGACGACCGTTCTGTGAATTTGTCATATGCTTGTTAGGCAACTGTGTTTAGGCTGTCGCATTAATTTACTTTAATCGTGAACTGAAAGAAGGTGGTGGTTACTCTGACACTCACTCACTGcgttgcatttttaatgaagacTTGACTGACAATTCTGTAAATGAAAGGGACCTCTACATTAGGGGGATGAGAAGCATGAGGTAGCCTCTTCTATCCTTATAATAGTCTCAGCCCAATTTGCTCCATCTCGAGAGAATCTGGAAAGGGAAGTTACAGCTCATGAGATTTTTCTGCAGTTTGCTgccaggaaataaataaataattaaactccAGGTAAAATCAAATGGACAATAAGAAATGTCTCCTAATCAGAGAGGACTGTGAGATCTAGCTTGCTACCCAGGAAATGTAGTTATCAGTAAAGGTCAGTATTGAGTACTATTGATCCATGTACTCAACATTTATTCTAAAATGTCTGGCACCAGCCAGacaattcttcttttttcctcaaaagCTTTCATATGACAAACTAATGCTGTTCAAATACAATGCAGTCAGCAATagtatttgaacagtgacacaataACAGTGTTGTTGCTTTGGCTCTATTCTCCACCACAGTGGATTGGAAATTAAGCAGTTAATATGAGGTGAAAAtgtagactgtcagctttaaagGGAGGGTATTTATGTCTATTTATGTATTATGTGTAGCAGTTACACCcctttttattcataattcCCCCATAGTTCTTACAGACTACTCTTTTTGTATGTTGATATTTACTTCTCTCTGTTCCATAGATTGACTGCTTATTCACAAGCATTGCAGAGACCCTGCTCAGCATACCTAATCTGTAACCATTAGGATAACAGGAATGGACAAGGAGTCCTTTGCCTTTGTGCATCCATATTGTAATTCATTCATGCTGCAGATATTTCATAAGATTTAACAATCAGATGACCAATTTCTAGACCAGTGCTACAcagtctctgtggtgtttaAACAGCTCTGATAAAGGCACTTCCTGATGTTTTATATCAAGACAGATGGTGAGGTGGTGTGTCCAGAATTAAATATGGTTGGGTTCCATGGCTGGTATTATTCATAAAAGAGGttatgaagagaaaaaaatattatgagtTTGTTCAAAGTCTTAATTTTTAACAAGACAGGGCTTGTTAGACAAAACAATcatcatttacatattcattGAGAGTATTGAGACCTAATTCATTTTAGCTTAGTTGtagttatgtatttttttgcattactttTCAGTCTGAACAGATCCTTGCTGAATACAAAGTGAGGGCCATGGAGTGTCACCCAGACAAGAATCCTGATAATCCCAAAGCAGGTAACTGTGTGAAACCTACTTGTCTTCTGACGCAGAGTGAAGCCCCACCATGTCTGCTGTGCCATTCACTTTAGCCATCCTTTTGCTTTCTTTCTGGGTTTCCTTTAAGGAAAGTAATGCTGTAGGTATAGCTGTGTAGAAAACAAATGATGTACATGCATTCTCTCTAAGAACCTTTTCTTCCCTTTacaaaaagtataaatatatttttattctgttttactTCCAGTCAGTCCAATAACAGAAATATTGTATTCACTCATAGTTGCCAGTATTGAAATAGTTGGGCCAGTCCTGGTATCAGAAATATTACTGCCAATGTTTGATGTAAACTGGGCCAATTCAGATTCATGGAATTCCAGATGCTGTATATTGTGTAAGTTTGTGGCTGTTTAGTGAAATTATCTGTTTATTTCCTAACTATAAGCCTAACCGTAACCTAGCtaatttagtttaatttctGACTGGCTTGCCAAATTGAGAAATCTGTTTTGCAGAGCATTGATTTGTGACAAAATTAGTCAATGAACCGTCTTTCTTAATCATCTTGGGTCAACAGAACAGCTAAACTATATCTTTTTTAGTCAGTGATTTTCAGAAGTTACAGGAGGCCAAAGAGGTTCTGACCAATGAAAACACAAGGAATAATTACAACCTTTGGAGACGCAGTAAAATAACAATACCATTCCGTGACTGGCAAGCCCTTGGCGACTCAGTCAAAACTGTAAGTACATAACTGGTTTGATCATAGGTAGAGGTGAACTGatctgttgtttaaaaaaaaaaatatatatatatatacattaaatgttttgcatgaaagaaaatgtgaattGGAGCATGCAAATGTGTTTAATGCAGTGTACCATTTCTCAGTCAATGCATTGGGCTGTGAAGACCAGGAAGGAGCCAATGCTGGAGGACTCAAAGGACACGCCCTTACTCAGCCCACAGGACGCAGTCTGTCAGAGCGAGGAGCCAGCCTCAGAAATGCAATTTCCTGAAACCGTAAACACTCCAAGTGAGCGCTTCGTTTCATTGTTTGACTATGATGAATATGTTTTATAcggaaatgtgtcatttttaatagAAACTGTGTAAACTAGAGTCCTGCAGTAGTTTGATGTCTCATCCCAAACCCAGCCCAAGcctgacacacaaacaaaataaaatgtgtttttctgtgctgtCGTAAATGTGACTCTGCCCAAGCCCGAATGGCATTGACCATTTTGAGGCCCAGCCCAACACGAACACACAATCtacaaaaacactgcatttgtttgtttatttggagaTGACTGGAAAGTGTTTGCTTAAATCCTGCATGTAGGAAACTACAAATCCAAGCTAACATTGCTGTCACAGTCCACAACTGAGCAGAATATAGGCTAATAGACTAAggcagcatacacacacacctgaaccaGCCATCCAATAAGAGTTACATTGGGCACTGTCAGTGGAGGCTCAGAAGATGACCTGTAACAAGTGCATGATAGTTAGATGTAGTGGGGATAGATGTAGTGGGGCTGTAATCCATGCTTTCTATACCCTGGCATGTTCAGTAATTATATACagttgaatgcaaaaatattgggaCTGTGGACTATgtatgaaaagggctgtaattcctacatggatcacccgatatggattTAAATACCCTCAATTTAAAGCAAACAGTGTGCACTTTAAAAGCATAGGCATACTATGCATGATTTTagcttaaaaatattataaaataactatgataaggcatatctatgatgcacttgGAATCTTTGTCTTTTTGCACTTTTGCCGTATTTGTGCACCATtccctgtatttgttattctaaaatgtgtttgggactcttttctgtgtggggaggggtgggtgagtgggttggcttgaagatggaggaggagactactttgattgtaaacacaggtggaaaaaaaatcctgcttGGTATGTCTTTaacctcatgttcattgttttatttcaaatccaatgcgctGGAATACGGAGCCAGAACTAcaaaaatggtgtcactgtTCCAGTAcgtttgcatttaactgcatgtgcttttttgtgtctttcttcTTTCCTGCCAGGTGAGAACTACAGCCATTTGCATTTCCGTTGGGCCGCTGGCACTCCGTCTGTTCTTTTAAGGAAAttcagaaattatgaaatataatcTTCTGATGATAAGAATAGGCCATTTTCTGTGCTGCTTGACCTTATAGACATAATACACTGACATGACACCTGGTGTATTTGCATAAATTAGAAAGcagttcagtttaatttattctgtttcCATTGTCAGTTTGTGAAAAGAAATAGTAGTGGTTTATTAAGTGTTGTGGAAAAATAAACGAGGGTCATGTCTTGAGTGCCATATCTGGTCCCTTCTGACGTGACCAACTGGGCACTTGTCTTCATTATtgtaatgtgttctgtgttcagtgtttaaaGTTGTAACCCGTGATAGCAGTTTTAACAAGTCATGGTTTTTGTcctgaaaattattattatttattatattaaaattcttATTCGTAATGATGTCCAAGTGACTTAGATCGGTATCAGGTTTACAGGATGAATGCTTTTAGTACAGTGTGGTAGTGGTGAGGGAAACGCATCTGTGGCAGGTGTTTTCAAGTTAATTCTGATGTGGGATGCAAGTGAGTAATCTTATAAGTATTTAACTGACTGCACTGGTCCACTGAAAGATTATACAGATTGGGATTGGTAGCATCTAAAATGTGTTAGAGATGCCAGAAAGATCATTTACGTTATGTAGTTTCTTgtagattatatatttttatagttcTGTAGCTGCTGTCGACTAGCACCCTTTTGGCAGGAGTTTATAGAAGTGCAGAAGTATTGGACACTTCAGGATGACAAACTCTTCATCGTTCATTCCTGAATAATTCTGAGGACAAAGGTGACTAGTGATGTTCATTCATGCATTAATGCCTTTATTGTCTTAAATGAGTGCCACTGTCTACAACCAGGAGAATACTTTTTAGACACTACGGATGACAGtgcatcaaaatattttaaattttacatacaGATACTGCTATGACAAAGAAATAAAGAGATTGTTGGAGatttttttgcctgtgaaaGTGAGGGGAGGGATGGATTCTGGGttgctgggtttttttgttttagattttttttgctaTCAtacatgtgtgtaaatgtttataatgcattctgaaatgtaaaaaataaagaatttaacTGGAACACATCTCCATACTGTTTATTAATGATGCATTTGTACCCTAAATGGACACTTAATaggtgtatttttatttcattttttaatactgGATTGATGCTTTTATTCTTGTATCCAGTCTTGGGGTTTATATTGTGCAACACTGCACAGGTGTCTGTACTATAAAACTTCCAGGAACTCTGGATTTTGCCTCATTTCCTACAGTGCATGCAACCGTTCAAGGAAAGAAGTACCAATATAGTTTAAGCTCAGAAACTTCGATGTCTGAAATATCAGTACAAAACCCGTCTGGGGCTCTAGGGAATCATACACTAATATATAAGGGATTTTTTTCCCTATAAAGTGAATTGCCCCTTTAAGGGCTACGTGTGAAAATGTTGAAAACGTCTCCTATTGACGTCATTGCGTGCGATCGGCCAATCGAGGAGCCGGCAGTATTGCCTGATATGTATTTTTACAGAGAATCTGATCAATCACCAATCTTGCAGTTGTGGCATTATAAACAACCTGGAATTTTCCCCGAAGCTACACTGTCtaaaaaacgtttttatttAGCATACAACAAGATGACCTCATTATAAGTAGGACTGCTCTGTTCCATAATTAGCAAAGTTAGGGaaaagtatattattattaatattattattattgttattattattgtgacaAAGCCAGTTTGTCGTGTTGTAGGCTTTAccttttatttcaacatttaacatgCTGAAAGGTACATGTTATTGGAGCTACTTTGTGGCAGTAGTCTttggaaatatacaaaaacctggcaaccctggtAGTCAATGGCGCTGACCAATAACATGCACGAACGTACATTGCCCACAATTCATTGAAACGTCAGCCCGCGCATGTTTTCCACAGTTTTGTATTTCAAACAGGTAACTTTAGATCTCTCTGAATATGTTTAAAGTCTGTTTCGTATGATTATAATCGGTTTGGATTTTGCTTTTGCTGTGTAAATGCTAACTAACGTTATCAATGTGAATGAAGCGAATGCCAACTAGTTACCTAGCATGCTTCCTGACTTGTTAGCTTGCACTTCGCTTGCTATTTAACTGTTATTCATAGCTAACTAAGGAGTTACATCGCTAACATTTGTTGTGCGCTCTGAAATGTTACGTAGTTAAATTTATGTTGGTTAGACTTGATCAAGTTTATCAAATCCTGTCTAAATTCGCCTGAAAATATTGCATACTGTTGAACTCGTAGCTGTTGAAAGTAATTCTAACTATTCTAAGCGGGAAAATTAGCCATGTGTGGAGTGTAATGTTAGTTCGCCACAACGCTCTAGTTTACTAACAAGATGATTAGCTAAgagaaatgtataattttattttcaggcaGGTAAGTTAGGGGACGGGTTTTAAACGTAAGGGGGTCACTGGTACCTGAATTTAGCTTGGGCTTGatgcaataaaaaatctatttttttttgaaggcctTGAAACTGGGCGGTGTTTGAGTTCAGCAGGGAAATGACTTCAGAAAAACTTTCTGATACACTGAAAGGTATTGTAATCTGGTGATTAAGTGCCCTAACAGTTTGTATTTCTTGTCTGTTCGTTTGTTCAAATGACCGTGTCACAGAAACTAATATAACGAAAGAAAAACCTAACAATGTTACAGAAACGAATGGATCTCATCAAGAATAGTGATTGAAGATGAATTTTTCCATCCATTCGTCCAAGTTTCATACTTTTCAAAAGATGAAAGTAGTTGATGTTGTATGGCTACAGATGTAAGACTGCCATTTATCCTAATGAATACCTTTTCAGAAATCTCATCACCTGGTTATTCTGCGATAGCTGCTTTATTTCTAAAGAAAGATGCAATTACGTGTCTTTCATATATGTGATCTCAGTTGTGcaagaaaaatgttcaaattacagaacagaaaaaagtatATCCATACTAACATAGTCCttttaatttagttaatttaCCTGTTCCCTCATCacttttgtttgtctttgtagATGTTGTTGCTTTTGTTGACGTTTGGTCATCCAGCAGGACTGAGAACTATTCTAAACCTTTCATTCAGCAGTTACAAGAAATGGGAGCTGAGGTTAGTGCACTCTCAAACATTAGCTTACAATGGAGTTGTATTGTTTTACTGTCGGGTATTCTGGCGCACATGTTCAAATGTGGCAAATGAGCAGTGGCTGAAGAAAGTGTTCACTCCCATGGTGAGTTGAATTCTTTAGGTACATTCACATTAGCATTAACACACTGGGTGGGTGTACAGAGATCCACAGCAGGTCACTGGCTGAACCACTCAGCTGTGTCTGCACTGATGCATCAGTGGGGATTTCTCCCAGCTTGACCATGTGAAAGGAGAGTACATTTACTACTCAGAAACCAGTCATACCCACAGGTAGGCTGTAAGGACGTGAGTGTTTCTCATCCACAGGGAGGTTGTAAGGATGTGAGCGTCGCTTATGCACTGGGAGGTTGTAAGGATGTGGACGTCTAAATTAGTCATCAGAGACCAATCAGGGAATAGGGTCAGGTTTTGGTAGAGATTACATATAGgttgaaaatgtttacatttatttggaagcATGGATCTGCCTGTCTGCGCTCTGTCACACTAGTTAGCAGAAGGCATAGTGAAGAAAAGTCTAATGTGAATGTACCATGTCACTGTATATGGACTGTGCAAATTAGAtttcaataatgaaaatatattgcagtTTGCATAGTgggatttttaacatttttgttttttactttttcatcttTGTGTGATTATAGGTGTCAAAGACATTTGATAAACATGTAACCCATGTGGTGTTCAAAAATGGTCATCAGCACACTTGGAACAAAGCCAAGAAAAGGGGTGTGAAGCTTGTGTCAGTTCTCTGGGTTGCCAGGTAATTTATCAAGTTTACCCTTTTAAAAAGTCTACTTTGTAAATGCAGAAGTCGATTAGATTTAGGTGTTATTTAGTAAATGATATAAAACATACGTTTAGCCATAGGTAGATTtgtagaatatttttttcttcctgcagaTGTAACGATTGCGGTGAACACATTGATGAAGAGTTATGCCCTGCTGTAAATGAAGGAACCCACAGGAATCCAACGCTCAACAAGCGAACGGTAAGAAGCCCTCAGTATTATCGCAGTTTCCACTTGTTGAAAGTCTTAAAGAGGCATGGAAGTCTGTTTTTAATCTAAAGCTGTAATAGTACGGTCTGACACTGTTGAATCTCGTTACTCTGAATGAGCCTGACATGGCAGAATATCGTAACCGGTAAGTCCTTCAACGATGGGAGTTTGCCTGGGTTTGCTGGCCGTATTGAGATTCAGTGCTTAGCCGGTCATAAAATTTTAGCTTTGATTGcttggttttctttttaatgggTCGATTAATCGGCCAATTTGCGGTGGCTCTAGTGTGCCGTAagtctgaaattatttttaggTTCAAATTACTCTGAAGGATATTACCCATTTCTGGATGATATATGCTGCCTTGTGGAGAAATCTTTGCATCActtgtcattcattcatattatgGCTGGGGATGTGAAAGTgcatttgggtggggggtggaagagAAATGCCTTACTATGTTATACCTCTATTCACTGCCATGCTCGTTAATATATGTTTTTGGATGAAtgcaatgtatgtgtgtatgctcagatagtttttgttttggtgtttttagCATCGATGCATGCAGCCACGGGACATTCCTGAAAAGACCCCGGAGAACAACAAGTTGATGAAGAGGAAGCTGGACCGAATGATGAAGAGCCTGGAGGTGTCTTCGTTCAGctgtaagagctgtgtgtgtgtgcatgtgtgtgtgtgtgtatgtgcgcgtgtgtgtgtgtgcacgtgtgtgtgtccatgtgtgtgtgtatgtgcgtgcgtgtgcgcgcgtgtgtgcgcgcgtgtgtgtgcatgcgcgtgtgtgtgtgcgtgtgtgtgtgtgtgttgtgcgtgggGTCGGCGCGGTCGGTGTGTGTGCAGCGCGGGGTTGGCTGTCGCCGTCCGGGCGACGGCGCGGCTGTGCCCTAACCCTCCGGGCGTCTGTGTTGCGCAGCTCCCGATGCTCCTGACGCGTCCCCGTTCCTCATCGACAAGGCGAGCGGGGTTATCTACAGCCCGTCGTCCCAGCGGGCCAGCGACATGGCGCAGCGTCTCAAAGTcatgaaggagaggagggagagtcTTTCACGCTTAGGTGAGCTCAGACCCAATCTCACTGCGGCCCGGTCTCTCCTGATTCACAGGAGGGCCGCACGTTTCTCGGGTAACACCAGGCTAAAGATTCAAATGTTTCAGGTCAGTGCTTTCGTAAGTGAAATGGCAGTATATTCTGGTGGCAACCCCACCTTACCCCACCTTTAAAACATCACCATAGGTGTACAGGTCAAAGTGGGATTTACACTCAGAGCGTTTATTTTCAGATAGGCTGTTAATAAGCACTTAGCTCCTGGAAGTGAATCTAAAAGGATTATTAATTGTAGCGTTTCGCTTATTGCACCATATCAGATTTGTGGCGGTGTGATAAAATGTATCTTTAGCCTCAGTCAGGTAAGGGTCATTATATACGGAAAGCTAAAGCTAGCAGCTAGCAGGGTAAGAacactctttttttaattataaaattaatatataaataagtgGGGGTAGGTGGTTGTGTGACCTATTTTGACTAGGTAGGTAGCTATATCCACATGTAGTTACATTTATGAGAGGAATTAATACAATTATACTTTTAATGTACTGTGCTACTTTTGAATGAAGAATTTATTCATACTGCCATGCTGGTGACTTTATGCTGCACAGTATATGGtttaagaaaaatgtttgaGCTGatgattgtattttttaactttCTGGTTGTTATAGACTCGTGTGATGAAGATGACTCCAGTGATCTGGATACATCCTTTAGTGACTTTCATAGTAGCTCTACTGGCAGCAAAAGTGAGGCAACAAAAGGAGAGGTTCAACACCCCCACAAAACACCCACTTTTGATTTGGGTACCACTGGATCCGACATTGAAATGAATAGGAGTGCTACAGAACTTCCCAGAACTGACACTAAAAAGCAGGCGTTTGTATGTCATCGAGCGAAGAAAGAGACCGCTGAACGTCCGTGTCCTCAAGGGCCCCGTAGTGAAAGAAAACCGCCAGAACGCCAAAAGCTCTCAAACTCATCCATCCAAAGCGGGGCGCTCGAGTGTCA from Anguilla rostrata isolate EN2019 chromosome 18, ASM1855537v3, whole genome shotgun sequence includes the following:
- the dnajc12 gene encoding dnaJ homolog subfamily C member 12 isoform X2 codes for the protein MDAILNCKAEDLEDYYGLLGCDELSSSEQILAEYKVRAMECHPDKNPDNPKAVSDFQKLQEAKEVLTNENTRNNYNLWRRSKITIPFRDWQALGDSVKTSMHWAVKTRKEPMLEDSKDTPLLSPQDAVCQSEEPASEMQFPETVNTPSENYSHLHFRWAAGTPSVLLRKFRNYEI
- the dnajc12 gene encoding dnaJ homolog subfamily C member 12 isoform X1 translates to MDAILNCKAEDLEDYYGLLGCDELSSSEQILAEYKVRAMECHPDKNPDNPKAVSDFQKLQEAKEVLTNENTRNNYNLWRRSKITIPFRDWQALGDSVKTCTISQSMHWAVKTRKEPMLEDSKDTPLLSPQDAVCQSEEPASEMQFPETVNTPSENYSHLHFRWAAGTPSVLLRKFRNYEI
- the mcph1 gene encoding microcephalin isoform X2; protein product: MTSEKLSDTLKDVVAFVDVWSSSRTENYSKPFIQQLQEMGAEVSKTFDKHVTHVVFKNGHQHTWNKAKKRGVKLVSVLWVARCNDCGEHIDEELCPAVNEGTHRNPTLNKRTHRCMQPRDIPEKTPENNKLMKRKLDRMMKSLEVSSFSSPDAPDASPFLIDKASGVIYSPSSQRASDMAQRLKVMKERRESLSRLDSCDEDDSSDLDTSFSDFHSSSTGSKSEATKGEVQHPHKTPTFDLGTTGSDIEMNRSATELPRTDTKKQAFVCHRAKKETAERPCPQGPRSERKPPERQKLSNSSIQSGALECQTSLESPCPGVLLAEGVNTQSPVGLDGWVIRKQRESSFKCDQAEKARSQSPGVTEPFGGSESTPSVESKRVLNTEGTDPCGQTKASKVYSLFRAVGRSVKKTLVMTSMSIEQDTVLQVVSSLGGFSLAEAVGVGTTHVVTGRPRRTLSVLLGIARGCWILSFEWILCCLEEGRWVSEEPYELSDHFPAASICRLQQHLSAGEHQQDLFSDQPVMFVSPQSQPPTRSLVELIQLCGGTVCKTVRQAGICIGFHKGKKPQGTRSLSEQWVLDCLTHLKELPYDNYDLDRKSE
- the mcph1 gene encoding microcephalin isoform X1, whose product is MTSEKLSDTLKDVVAFVDVWSSSRTENYSKPFIQQLQEMGAEVSKTFDKHVTHVVFKNGHQHTWNKAKKRGVKLVSVLWVARCNDCGEHIDEELCPAVNEGTHRNPTLNKRTHRCMQPRDIPEKTPENNKLMKRKLDRMMKSLEVSSFSSPDAPDASPFLIDKASGVIYSPSSQRASDMAQRLKVMKERRESLSRLDSCDEDDSSDLDTSFSDFHSSSTGSKSEATKGEVQHPHKTPTFDLGTTGSDIEMNRSATELPRTDTKKQAFVCHRAKKETAERPCPQGPRSERKPPERQKLSNSSIQSGALECQTSLESPCPGVLLAEGVNTQSPVGLDGWVIRKQRESSFKCDQAEKARSQSPGVTEPFGGSESTPSVESKRVLNTEGTDPCGQTKASKVYSLFRAVGRSVKKTLVMTSMSIDRQDTVLQVVSSLGGFSLAEAVGVGTTHVVTGRPRRTLSVLLGIARGCWILSFEWILCCLEEGRWVSEEPYELSDHFPAASICRLQQHLSAGEHQQDLFSDQPVMFVSPQSQPPTRSLVELIQLCGGTVCKTVRQAGICIGFHKGKKPQGTRSLSEQWVLDCLTHLKELPYDNYDLDRKSE